The window TAGTTCCGATTCTGATTCACAAGCGACGACAATTCAATCACCGGACCTCTCCCGCCGGAGCTGGTGGACGCCAACGAGCTCAACGGAGCGCGGGCGCTCTTCAACGAATCCCGGTACTTTCTGAAGAGCGGAGTCCGATTCCTCGTCGCCATGGACGGAACGAGCTCTGATTTCAGATTCACAAAGGTGTCGATCGAGTGGGGAAGCTAAGCGGAGGAGGGAGGAGGAAGGTCACGTGATCGGAGATCCGGGAGGAGGGGTTGCGGCGACGGCGAGTCACGTGCCCCGACGAATTTGGAAAGGTGTTGGTGTTGATGGGAAAGATGGTGTGATTGTTTTGGTTTTTGGTCAGTTGGTCTCGGCGGGGAGGGAGGGCCTATTTATTAATATACGCCTAATTCTGGGGTCGGTTTTGAATTTAGTATATTTATTGGGGTAATAGTTACCCAAAACTATTTTTCTTTTCTTTCTCTACTTTTTTATGTAAGTGTTTGTGTGAAAACACGCAAAATAGAGAGACATAAAAGTTACGTTAAGATAGGACATCGGACGGTCAACACAATTTAGTCCAGTGATATAAGTCTCTTATTTCGACTCATAAGAGATTCGTTATAGTATTTTAGTTACTTAAATAATAAAAAAAAGACATTAGACACGGCTGAGCTACAATTAGTAAATAGTTATTTACAGCCGAAAATATAATCATCAATCATCTCAAATAAACAAGTTTGGTGAAATTGATCTAGAGTGTTTTTATGGAGGAGGTAACATGCTACAATTATAAAGCAGAAACGTAATTTGCTATAGAAGACAAATGACCAACACTAATTATCATGTCATCAGAATACAGTTTAGTAAAAACAATTTCAAGTGCTAAGGGGGGTGTATTGTATGTGGAATTAGTGGAATATTTTAAGAAGTCTATAGAATTTGAAAGTTTAGGTGTATTCAATTCAGATTTTTAAAAATCTATCAGAGTCTAGGTGTATTCAACTAGATTTTAAAAAATCATTATGAATTCCACTAAAGTCCAGGGGTATTCAATTAAGACTTTTTAAAATAAATAGAAATTTAGATGTATTCAAAATATCATTCATTCTTTTGAAATTAGTAACTCATGGATAACTATGGATTTTGTAGTGTAAATTACACACACCAAACTCCAATATTTTTTCATCCACCAGAGCAAAGATTTAGAAAAGTCTACGATAGACTTTCTCTTTACATGTGAATAGGTTAATCTTGTGATACATCATTTTTTTTTTATAATATTCTATATTATTAACGTTCTTCTACCTATTAATTTCAATGTTTTTTCAATGTTAACATTTTTCTTGTCTTTCAATTGTGATGTTTTGGAACCCTCGATAACCTAAATATTATTATCGATTGGATTAGTCTTTCTGGTGGTATCATTAATTCTCTCATCTCTTGAACCTATTCGTTCTAGATCCAAAAATGAAATGACCATTTCCCTCTATATACTAACTCTTGATACTAGAATTACTTGATCATGTATTATATATTTGCATACATGAATGTGAACATCTAATGTCCCACTTTAGAACATGTGTCGAGTAGTCTTTGATTTATGTACAAGTATGCGTGTTGGTAATATAAGTTAATACAATCTTTTTCGTCACCTATGTTTATGTATCTCGATCAAGTATTACAACTGAATGCATCGAAATTAGATAGAAGAACTATAAAAACTTATAATTAGTGTCATTATGTGTTTGACATTAAATCTTTGTTTTTTTTCTTTCTTGTAATTGTAAGTATTGAGAAATCTACATAAGTCATTCATATAAAATCTTTAGATTTCATAAATAAATCAGTGAAAGTCTGTGATTAAAAATCGATGGTTTTAAGAAATCAGTGAAAACTTATGAACTTTTCAAAGAATCAATAGAGTCAATAAAAAGTTTGTTGATTAAAATAAGTCTATATGAATCCAAATACAATACACCTTCCTAAATATATCTTTTATGGACTTTAAACATTCTTATTTCGTTAGAATCTAATATCTCATTGTCGTGATAAAGAGTTGAAAACCATATACTAGTGTTTTTTTAATGACACCATAGACTAGTGTTATGAGCAACATATCATATCACTACCAAACAATGTAAACACATCTTAGGTGTCAAAATCATGGAGCTAAGTATTTGAATTTGTCTTTTGTTTGGTACAGGCACAAGGATTTCAAAATTTGAAGACTAAATAATAAAAAGAAAAATAATTAATTAAAACCTTGTTCCATCACTTCCATGGTTTGTTAGGAAGTAAACAGCCTCACGCGCCAAACTAAGGAATAAAACCGAGTGAAAATGGAGGTGAGTTGCTGATGAGCCATGACAGTGACACCTCTCCTCAACACGCAGATGCAGTGAGAGACAGAATAACAAACAAGGAGCTGTAAAATTCTCCATATTCGCTTTCACTGCTTCTCTTTGGACATTTGTCACATTCACCGCACTCGTCTCCCAACTCATCTAAATACCCAAATTTAACCATCTCTCTCTCATCTTCTTCATCTTCTTCTTCGCTGAATTTAACCACCTCAGCCACCGCCTCCATCTTCATCCCTTTCTCTTAAAGCCTCCGTCTTTATCATTCCCACCCAATTCGATTTTCTGGGTTTCTCTCAGATCGAGCGATTTGAATCACAAAGATAAAAATCAAATTCAAATTAAAAGACCTAGACAAATCATGGACGGTGATTCCTGGAGCTCTCGTCTTTCCAGCGCCTCTAAGCGTTACCAATCCGCTCTTCAATCTCGATCTGGTCAGCTCCTGTTTTGATTTTGTTGTAAAGTTTTGATCTTTTTTATTGGTTTTGGTTTGATGCTTGTTTGGAGCTGATGAAATGTTTGATAGAGATTTATCTGTTGAAGTTTTTTTTAATGGATTGGATTGTTGTGTGGAAATGCATATGAATGTAAAGGACATAAATTTAAAGCTTAGATTTGTTTTTTTTGCAGGAAAGATTGAATTTTTATCACTTCCAAGTTGTTTATGACTTTTGAAATTAAAATTAATGGTAGAAACTTTTCAGTAAATTGAGCTTCTGACTAATGTTTGAGTGACCGATCACTGGATTGAGCTGAATTCAACTTTTTGGCTTCAGTTTTTGACATTGCTATATACAATGAGGAGTTGTTTTAGCATTGATGTGTATTTGTTTTGTGCAAATGCAGATATGTACATGGGGTTTGAAGAGATTGACGGGGATGATGATATAAGGGAGGAATTCCCATGCCCATTTTGCTCAGAATACTATGATATTGTCGGATTGTGCTGCCATATAGATGAAGAGCACCCGGTGGAGGCAAAGAATGGGGTACGGCTCTTTTTTCTTATTCTTCGAGACTAGCTAACTCCTATTTATTGACTGAAAAGGAAAGTCGATTGTACCTGCTTTGGTGCACATACATTATTAATTATGATGTCACTGTTGAATAAGTTCACCTTTTTCTTAGGTATCTAGTGGGTAGTGAATGGTTTTTCATAAAATAGCAGTCTCAACACCAAGCATCAATTTAGTAGATTGACACTGTTAACTGTTAAGTACAAGTTAATACAAACCCTGCTATCTTTGACATGAACGGGAGAGATATATCTTGTTATAGTCCAAATGGTTGCCTGTACCCTTGAAGAATTTAATGCTATATTACTTGCTTCAATTGGTATTCAAGTTCTTTACATGTTTTGAGTGGTGAGGTTCCCATAGGGGACTTTGATTTGGTCCTGAAGGATACATTCTTTGGAGAACTATGCAGCATATTCTACACAATGTGTTTCCAAATCCATAGTTGATGTGAACTTACACATACCCACCAATGAGCTTTAGTCTGACCGGTTGATGGGGGGACTATGCCAAAAAAGATGGAACAACAGCCCCCCCCTCCTGAGGTCAGAGTGTAGTGATCTGGTGGGCGAAAAAGTGAGTAGTAGATAACTACTTTTCAGTGAGTTAGGGGTAGTTGCTCATATATCTACTTGTTACAGTATACATATTTTGCTTTTTTTGTTTTTCCCATGAAGATGGTTTTTTTTTTTAAGCTTAACGTACTCAAGGTGAACACTGTGTATGTGCAGGTCTGCCCAGTTTGTTCATTGAGGGTGGGCATTGATATGGTTGCTCACATTACCTTACAACATGGAAATATATTCAAGATATCCTTCCCTTTTGTGTTGTTGTGTGTCACAGATTTTTTCAGTTAATTTTTCTTGTCATAGTCAACTTTGTGGGTCAGTGGAGGGTTATTTGGTGTTCCACCCATTTCAGATGGTTTCTGATATCTCCTTTCAAATGAAACTTTATGCTTCACTGCATGTTTTTTAAGCATTGCTTACGTCATCTGTTGCCAACTATATTTTTATATGTAGCCTGATAGATATGATAAATGATCTAAAGCATAACTTTTGTGTTTATCCCTGAGAATACGCTCAACTAATCCCCATAATTCTCAACTCTGTTATCTGAGCTTTTCATGTTTCTTGCCTAGTTTTGAAAACCTTCCAGAAATTAAAGTAGGAGACTTGAAACATAAAGGTCAATCAGTATGCTTTAGGGATGATTACTTCAAGCTAAATTTGGATGCTTTCTTCTTGGTTTTCATCATATGGCTAAGATTTGGTGAAATATTGATCAAATGAAGATTTGGCCCAATGCTCTGAATTCCTTAACTATTGATTACATGCAGCGCAAGAGGAAAACACGGAAAGGTGGAGCTCATTTAACACTATCATTGTTGAGGAAAGAGCTGCGGGAAGGAAACTTGCAGTCTCTTTTTGGGGGCTCTTCCTGTTTACTTAACAATGTGGCAGCTGATCCATTGTTGTCATCATTTATTTTACCCATTGCTGATGATTTTGTCAGTGTTCAGCCTCAGTTTTCAACTGAAACAAGCTTTTCAACCGAAACAAGCTTACCCAAGAAAAGCACAGAGAAAGTATTAGAACGGTAAGTTATTAAATCTCCTACTGCTTTGATGTACAATGGCTTTTGGACCTTCTAACCCAAGGACTAGCTGAATGCCTCAGCCGATTTTTTTTTTCCTTTCTCAACCTGCCTTTTTACAATGAGAAGTATGGAGAGGGATTGTTGTTTTTCGTTTCTATGGAAGCTTAAATTTACACAAACGGTCTGCATACATGGGTTTTAGGTTCTATGCAGTCAACACAAACTCTGGTTGTGTTCATACTTTCATAGCTTTTGGTTTTGATGCTTGAAATCACAGTCAACACAAACTCTTGTTGTGTTCATACTTCATAACTTTTAGGTTTAGGGTTTAATCATCATCTTTCCTTTCGGCTAACAATGTACGTTTTATATGCTTGAACAGATGATTAAGCTTAATACATAGAATTGTTGCATATGCAAATTTTGTTCAGTTGATTTATCTCCTAGTATGCTTGAGTTTTGTTGGTCCTTTTCATTTTACCAATAAAGTTCTTAGGTCTAACACTTGCTATTCTGTCTCCAGAAAAGTGCAGTCGCCTCCTTTGTCTGTCAAGGATAAGGAAGAGAAAGCAAAAAGATGTGAGTTTGTTCAAGGGATGTTGTTGTCAACCATCCTTGATGACGGGTTATGAAGTTTCTTGTGGAGGCCGCCAGGAGTGGAGTTTCACAACCAAGAGCCTTCTGTTCGTTGTTTGTTGCAGAGTATGCCAATGTATGAAACACAGAGTCTGTCGAATAAGCTGTAGGAGTTCAGTGTTGAGTGTAATTATGTGGCATGTTCGCTTTAGTTTTATAGGCCTGAACAAAACTTGATACCCTCTGTTGTTTTCAGGTCGTTATTAAGTTTAAAGGAAAAAAAGAGAAGAAAGTAATTTATCTTTTCATTATTTGTTCCCCTCGATCACCTTCTTGCAGACAGGTTCAAAGGTGTTGCTTGGTTGGAGGAATGGAAATGATTCCATTCTTTGAGTAAGAACTAGTCACAGAAACAATTCAACAAACGTGGATTCCATTTGTTTGGTTTTTCCGTCAGAATAGAATAAGAAACAATTAGTGCGAAACTATAAGAATGAGCAATGAGAATTGAATGTGGTGAATGTTTATGAAGGTGGTGTGGTCTGTAGCTGAAACTTATTGCAAGATGTTACGTCAGAGGCCAACCATCTCCACTATCTATCAACTAGAAAATAACTTTCAAAATCTATCAACTAGAAAACAAATGCCCTTTACGACTTCTATTAGGGATGAGTGGTTGGTACAGTTGGTCCATCTTCAACAAACAATTCGAAGCAGAATAATACTGGCACTGAATTATTTGAATTATGCTATCTAAACAATTGGATTGAGTATGAATGGAGTCGTTTGGAGTTAAATCTATAAACAAGTTAAAAGAAACACTGTTCTACATCCCTAACAAAATGGGGAGAGGGGCAAGGGACACCCTTGCTGCATCAATACCTACAAACCTAATGTCAACCATGATGCTTGTTTATGTTCCATGACCAATTTTACGACGTCCTTGACAAATTGTGCAAAACATGATGAACAGCAACCTTTTATCAGACTTGTCTTTCCTGCCATCAATTCAATATGAGAACAGGGTGATGGAGGCTGCACAGGGATTACGTCATTGCTGAGGTGCTCCAGCTCGCATGCAGCTAGGACGGTCTGCATAGCACTCCTTGCGATCTCCTGGAAAGCAGTAGTACTTTGGCCTGAAACAGAAAAATACCAGTTTAAGGTTTGAAACCATCACAAACACTTCAGGCTATCTAGCATGTAAGAATCATAAGAATGAACAACTAGATTGAGACATAGGCATTTGATATATCAATGTAGAAACGTCTGCCTGAACCAGACATTGGAGATGTTTACATAGCGCAATTGAAAGCTCCACATACCTAAATCCTTCTCTCGGGACAAGTCTTTTATGTAGCTTATGACCAATGTTTGCAGTTGTTCCTTTCCTCTGTGAATATCACTCGGTCCCGTAACTGCATTGGGGGACAAATCTCCATCGAAACCAATATTTGGCCTACTGCTGAATTGATGAGTTTGGATATGACCTGATATTGTATTCTCTGTAAGTCCAGGCCATAATGCTCCATTGCTAGGTCTATCAGCAGAAGTTGTAGTTGGATCCTGGACTACTTGCCTTCTGTGATGGCTTGATGTTGACGAAAATACATCATTGTCCTGCACTTGTAGTGAGGGATTTTCTTGTAATCTCTCCTCAAAGAATGTGTGAAAAGATCTGCCCGTTCCGTCTGCCCTTGCATGCTGAACTATTGTTTCCCTCCCCTGAGCAGTTTGAGCATTCAAGGTATCAGTACTCAAATTAGCAGGTGAATTCCTCTCATTTCTACTGGCCAGATAATTCATTCTATTAGCAGAAATCAATTGTTGAATATGACGGTGCATTAAACGTCTTCCTGACAGTGTTGGTGCCCCTGCCCCAGATCCCGGGGAAGCTGCTTGAAAACCTCCAACATGATACCAAGGGGAAGAAGAAGTCCCATATCCTTGAGTAATATAGGAACGAGGAGAGGACAGTGAATTAAGGTCTATCTCTAAACCTTCACCGAAACTTACAGCAGGTGAGTGTCTATTAGGCAAGATGTTGTTTGTTGTTCTCTGCTCAGTGAACCAACCTTGAACCTGGGAACTCGAGGATCCCAGAGCAACAGGTCTACAACCATCACAGTACCAATTACCTTCGGGTACTTCCTGCCCAAGACCAACACAATAGGTGTGAGCAGGTGAATCACACAGATCACACAGTAGCATGAGCCCGTCATCTCCACCTTCATGACATTCTGTACAAATCACATTCTCATAAGGATCGAGATAACTTCTCAGTTCTTCTTCTGTCGGCTGATAAACCTGCACAGACAAATAAATCCATCTGAGGTAAGATAAAGAAACAATGAAAATACAAAATACAGAACGCCACAATAAAAGTAGAGTAAATAGGTACCTGATCACGCTCAGGGACTGTTACACACACGTCTCTCAAATCAGTTCCTGCTCTTGTGGGTTTACTAATTGTTTTGAACCTCTGCTTGCATAATGGGCAGCGAGATTCCACTTTGCCCCATTCCATGATGCAGGAGAAACAAAAATAGTGAGTGCAGCAGTCTAGTGTTCCCCTCACTCTTCTCTTATCTTCCTCAGAGAGACAAATTCCACAGACCTGCTTAACCACCTCGACCTTCACTTGCTCAATCTTTTCTTTACCTTTCCTACCAGGAGGCTTTCTTGGCGGCTGTACAATCTCAATCTCCTGAATTTTGTCAGACTGTAATGAACTTCTCAAATTAGGTTCTATACTTCCACACAACTGCATGGCTTCCCTGACTTGCTCTCTCTCTTCCTCAGAGATTGTGTAATCACAGTCGGATGATCCAGCAGACACAAAATCTGAATCTGATTGAGCAACATATCTCCTCCTTTTCTTTGGTCTTTTTTTCCCATTCTTTTCTCTAACAGGAAGGTTACTGTCCATAAAATCACCATCATCGTCATCAGATCTTACTTTCCTCCTCAATGTACGAGTCTTTTTTTGTTTCTTTCTTGAAGGCTTCTTTGATTTCCTTCTTATAGGACCTTTTTTCTTCAAACGCCGCTTGCTCACTTTCAAATTAGTTTTCCTCTTTTTCACCCTTGATGCTTCTTCCAATTCTGAATAATCATCTTCATCAGGTGTAAATTCCTCGTCGTACTCATCATCATCATCATCATCATCATCATCTTCTTCTTCTTCTTCATAATCCTGATCTGCCATTTCTTCAGACTTAGTCCTCCTTTTTTGTGATGGTTTAACCCCATTTTTCTGCCTACCAGATAAACCATTTTGGGACTTTGATCTAGCCACCTTTCTCACCTCTTTCATTGCCTCTTCCTCTTCTTCTTCTTCTCCTTCTTCTTCTTCTTCCTTCTCCAACTCCTCCAGCTCATCCTCCTCCTCGTCCACAATATATCTATCTTTACCCTTTCTCGCTCTTGACCTACCATTCTTTTTCACCTTTTTCATTTCCTCTTCATCCTCCTCCTCCTCAAGCTCCTCCAGCTCATCCTCCTCCTCTTCATCAGCAATAAATCTATCAGTACCCTTTTTGGCTCTTGATCTACCATTCTTTCTCACCTTTTCCAGTTCCTCTTCATCTTCCTCCTCTTCCCCCTCCTCAATAAATCTATCAACACCTTTTTTCCCTCTTGATCTACTGTTCTTTCTCGCCCATCTCACTTCCACTTCCTCTTCCTCTTCATCATCTGATGCATCCAAAGAGGAGCAATAATCCTCTTCCAAGTCCTCAGAAACTAGCTTTTCTTCATCTGAAACTACATAATCTTCATCTGAATCATCGGAACCCTTATAATCTGACCGAATCCGTGGTTTGACTCTTCGCTTGGAACTAACCTTCCCTCCCTTTACCATCTGTATTTTGCACCAAAAAATAGCCAAAAACCCACATATCAAATCCAATCCCTAACTTCCCAGAATCCAATTACATTAGACAATCTTCTCCAAAAAATAAAATCACATTAACAAAAATTAAATTAATAAACAAAAAATTCTTCGTCAGAAATTTTCTAAAGTCTGAAATTTACCGACAAATTATTTCCAGTCACGATCTGCTCACAACATTGAATTCCCAACACCTAAAACA of the Fragaria vesca subsp. vesca linkage group LG6, FraVesHawaii_1.0, whole genome shotgun sequence genome contains:
- the LOC101295144 gene encoding protein DEHYDRATION-INDUCED 19 homolog 3-like isoform 1 yields the protein MDGDSWSSRLSSASKRYQSALQSRSDMYMGFEEIDGDDDIREEFPCPFCSEYYDIVGLCCHIDEEHPVEAKNGVCPVCSLRVGIDMVAHITLQHGNIFKISFPFRKRKTRKGGAHLTLSLLRKELREGNLQSLFGGSSCLLNNVAADPLLSSFILPIADDFVSVQPQFSTETSFSTETSLPKKSTEKVLERKVQSPPLSVKDKEEKAKRCEFVQGMLLSTILDDGL
- the LOC101295144 gene encoding protein DEHYDRATION-INDUCED 19 homolog 3-like isoform 2, encoding MDGDSWSSRLSSASKRYQSALQSRSDMYMGFEEIDGDDDIREEFPCPFCSEYYDIVGLCCHIDEEHPVEAKNGVCPVCSLRVGIDMVAHITLQHGNIFKMQRKRKTRKGGAHLTLSLLRKELREGNLQSLFGGSSCLLNNVAADPLLSSFILPIADDFVSVQPQFSTETSFSTETSLPKKSTEKVLERKVQSPPLSVKDKEEKAKRCEFVQGMLLSTILDDGL
- the LOC101295635 gene encoding uncharacterized protein LOC101295635 produces the protein MVKGGKVSSKRRVKPRIRSDYKGSDDSDEDYVVSDEEKLVSEDLEEDYCSSLDASDDEEEEEVEVRWARKNSRSRGKKGVDRFIEEGEEEEDEEELEKVRKNGRSRAKKGTDRFIADEEEEDELEELEEEEDEEEMKKVKKNGRSRARKGKDRYIVDEEEDELEELEKEEEEEGEEEEEEEAMKEVRKVARSKSQNGLSGRQKNGVKPSQKRRTKSEEMADQDYEEEEEDDDDDDDDDEYDEEFTPDEDDYSELEEASRVKKRKTNLKVSKRRLKKKGPIRRKSKKPSRKKQKKTRTLRRKVRSDDDDGDFMDSNLPVREKNGKKRPKKRRRYVAQSDSDFVSAGSSDCDYTISEEEREQVREAMQLCGSIEPNLRSSLQSDKIQEIEIVQPPRKPPGRKGKEKIEQVKVEVVKQVCGICLSEEDKRRVRGTLDCCTHYFCFSCIMEWGKVESRCPLCKQRFKTISKPTRAGTDLRDVCVTVPERDQVYQPTEEELRSYLDPYENVICTECHEGGDDGLMLLCDLCDSPAHTYCVGLGQEVPEGNWYCDGCRPVALGSSSSQVQGWFTEQRTTNNILPNRHSPAVSFGEGLEIDLNSLSSPRSYITQGYGTSSSPWYHVGGFQAASPGSGAGAPTLSGRRLMHRHIQQLISANRMNYLASRNERNSPANLSTDTLNAQTAQGRETIVQHARADGTGRSFHTFFEERLQENPSLQVQDNDVFSSTSSHHRRQVVQDPTTTSADRPSNGALWPGLTENTISGHIQTHQFSSRPNIGFDGDLSPNAVTGPSDIHRGKEQLQTLVISYIKDLSREKDLGQSTTAFQEIARSAMQTVLAACELEHLSNDVIPVQPPSPCSHIELMAGKTSLIKGCCSSCFAQFVKDVVKLVMEHKQASWLTLGL